The following coding sequences are from one Granulicella sp. L56 window:
- a CDS encoding DNA polymerase III subunit alpha → MTEYIELHARSAFSFLEGASMPEFLMQEAAAMEMPAMALLDRNGVYGAPRFHMEGQRRGVRAHIGAEIGVSDMGQRMRPASYLPHQHPTEPVRLPLLAESRTGYKNLCRLITRFKLCENTKAEGAALTSDFEEFGEGLVCLTGGGEGPLAAALISGGYDAAQESVERLIRLFGQKNVYVEIQRHFDREEEHRNRAAIRIARSLNLPLLATGGVNYTTQYEREILDLFTCIRHGTTLDTAGRLLTTNAERHLRSAREMRQLFYDYPDAISNTRELSTRLQFEFTGLGYEFPAYPVPDGQTMDSFLRKRVEEGIRNRYLPKNDAALYAKAVKQAERELKLIETLGLAGYFLIVWDIVRYCKDNGILIQGRGSAANSVVCYALEITIVDSVGLDLLFERFLSEERGEWPDIDLDLPSVTDRERAIQYVYQRYGKLGAAMTANVTTYRSRSASREAGKALGFDKETAGRLSGLVSAWEWKGPSDTLENTFHAAGFDMRNARIRKYLELCGRMQNLPRNLSQHSGGMVICQGHLDSVVPIERASMPGRTVVQWDKDDCSDMKIIKVDLLGLGMLAVLADCRGLVPKHYGKTLDYAQLPQDAEVYEGIQKADTVGLFQIESRAQMSALPRTKPNCFADLSMQVAIIRPGPVTGKFVNPYIERRLGRQPVTYLHPSFEPFLHRTLGVPLFQEQVMKVGMVAANLTGGEAEELRKAMGGKRSDAILTRMRERLIAGMTANGIAPDVQVEILRILSTVREFMFPESHAHSFASIAYSSAYTKFHYLAAYTGALLNNQPMGFYSPSTIINDAKRHGLKVLPIDVQHSEWNCTLESLSEVERTKYTDPFALRIGLRYVKGLRQEMGGAIAEARVSNGAFASEYDLKRRVPAIRKAELALLAKAGAFNWTGKKHDRRTALWRAERAGQSAGPLFENIPDEYEINDSSPLLSMTIDERLVADFFITGFTIGPHPMAYHRTEMNESGVLSAADLRAIPDGTFVRVAGAVIARQRPGTASGFIFLSNEDETGISNAIIHPKLYEQNRVAVTRGKFLMVEGVLQNQDGVISVKASAVRVLQLSEVDVRSHDFH, encoded by the coding sequence ATGACTGAGTACATCGAACTGCACGCACGCTCCGCGTTCAGCTTCCTCGAAGGCGCTTCGATGCCCGAGTTCCTGATGCAAGAGGCCGCCGCGATGGAGATGCCCGCGATGGCTCTGTTGGATCGCAACGGTGTCTACGGTGCGCCGCGCTTTCACATGGAAGGCCAAAGGCGCGGTGTACGGGCGCATATCGGCGCAGAGATTGGCGTAAGCGATATGGGACAGCGAATGCGGCCTGCATCGTACCTGCCGCACCAGCATCCCACCGAACCTGTGCGGCTGCCGCTTTTGGCCGAGTCACGCACCGGCTACAAAAATCTCTGCCGCCTCATCACCCGTTTCAAGCTGTGCGAGAACACGAAGGCCGAAGGTGCTGCGCTCACCAGCGACTTTGAGGAGTTTGGCGAAGGCTTAGTGTGTCTCACAGGTGGAGGTGAGGGGCCGCTGGCCGCTGCGTTAATAAGCGGTGGCTATGACGCCGCGCAAGAGAGCGTCGAACGGCTGATACGTCTCTTCGGCCAGAAGAATGTCTATGTCGAGATACAACGCCACTTCGACCGTGAGGAAGAACACCGCAACCGTGCGGCGATTCGCATTGCACGGTCGCTGAACCTGCCGCTGCTGGCTACGGGTGGCGTGAACTATACAACGCAGTATGAGCGTGAAATCCTCGATCTCTTCACCTGCATCCGTCATGGGACGACACTTGATACCGCGGGCCGGTTGCTGACGACGAATGCGGAGCGGCATCTCCGTTCCGCACGCGAGATGCGGCAACTTTTCTACGACTACCCCGATGCAATCTCGAATACGCGAGAGCTGTCCACGCGCCTGCAATTCGAGTTTACCGGCCTCGGCTATGAGTTCCCGGCATATCCCGTACCGGATGGGCAGACGATGGACTCGTTTCTCCGCAAGCGGGTAGAGGAAGGCATCCGCAACCGCTATCTGCCGAAGAATGATGCTGCGCTCTACGCCAAAGCCGTCAAGCAGGCAGAGCGCGAATTGAAACTGATTGAGACGTTGGGGCTGGCGGGATACTTCCTGATCGTTTGGGACATCGTGCGTTATTGCAAGGACAATGGCATTCTCATTCAAGGCCGCGGTTCCGCCGCAAATAGCGTCGTTTGCTATGCGCTCGAAATTACCATCGTCGATTCGGTCGGTCTGGACCTGCTCTTTGAGAGGTTCTTATCGGAGGAGCGGGGCGAGTGGCCAGACATTGATCTTGACTTACCAAGCGTGACCGACCGCGAGCGGGCTATCCAGTACGTCTATCAGCGATACGGAAAATTGGGGGCGGCCATGACTGCGAATGTCACGACCTACCGTAGCCGCTCCGCGTCCCGCGAAGCGGGCAAGGCGCTTGGCTTCGATAAAGAGACGGCTGGACGGCTCTCTGGATTGGTCAGCGCATGGGAGTGGAAGGGGCCAAGCGATACGCTGGAGAACACCTTTCACGCAGCGGGCTTCGATATGCGGAATGCTCGCATTCGGAAGTATCTGGAGCTGTGCGGGCGAATGCAGAACCTTCCCCGCAATCTCAGTCAACACTCCGGCGGCATGGTGATCTGTCAGGGACACCTTGATTCGGTCGTGCCGATTGAACGTGCCTCCATGCCGGGCCGCACCGTCGTCCAGTGGGACAAAGACGATTGCTCGGACATGAAGATTATCAAGGTCGATCTGCTCGGCCTCGGCATGTTGGCTGTGCTCGCGGATTGCCGGGGGCTGGTGCCGAAGCATTACGGAAAGACGCTCGACTATGCCCAACTGCCGCAGGATGCCGAAGTGTATGAGGGCATCCAGAAAGCGGATACCGTTGGGCTGTTTCAAATCGAGAGCCGCGCTCAGATGTCCGCGCTACCACGCACGAAGCCGAACTGCTTCGCTGATCTGTCCATGCAGGTAGCCATCATCCGCCCTGGGCCAGTGACGGGCAAGTTCGTCAATCCGTATATTGAGCGGCGGTTGGGCAGGCAGCCGGTCACATACCTGCATCCGTCCTTCGAGCCGTTCCTTCACAGAACGCTCGGTGTCCCTCTCTTTCAGGAACAAGTGATGAAGGTGGGGATGGTCGCTGCGAATCTGACCGGAGGCGAGGCGGAAGAACTGCGTAAGGCGATGGGCGGCAAACGATCAGATGCCATTCTCACCAGGATGAGAGAACGACTGATTGCAGGCATGACCGCTAACGGCATCGCCCCGGATGTGCAAGTTGAGATTCTGCGGATACTCTCGACCGTGCGAGAGTTCATGTTCCCCGAATCGCACGCGCATAGCTTCGCGTCGATTGCGTATTCGAGTGCCTACACGAAGTTTCACTATCTCGCTGCCTATACCGGCGCTCTACTGAACAATCAGCCGATGGGATTCTACTCACCGTCCACGATCATCAACGACGCGAAGCGTCACGGCCTGAAGGTTCTGCCCATCGACGTACAGCACTCCGAATGGAATTGCACCCTTGAATCGCTGAGTGAAGTCGAGCGCACAAAGTACACCGATCCATTCGCACTGCGAATTGGACTCCGCTATGTGAAGGGACTGCGGCAGGAGATGGGAGGTGCGATTGCTGAGGCAAGAGTGAGTAATGGAGCGTTCGCATCGGAATATGATCTCAAGCGGCGCGTGCCTGCCATACGCAAAGCGGAGCTGGCGTTGTTGGCGAAGGCTGGCGCATTCAACTGGACGGGCAAGAAACATGACCGGCGCACGGCACTGTGGCGGGCGGAACGTGCTGGACAGAGTGCAGGGCCGCTCTTTGAGAACATACCAGACGAATACGAAATCAACGATTCGTCACCATTGCTGAGCATGACCATAGATGAACGGTTGGTGGCGGACTTCTTCATCACAGGCTTTACCATCGGGCCGCATCCGATGGCCTACCACCGGACGGAAATGAACGAAAGCGGCGTCCTGAGTGCCGCTGATCTGAGGGCCATTCCTGACGGGACGTTTGTTCGGGTGGCTGGGGCAGTCATTGCACGGCAGCGTCCCGGCACCGCAAGCGGTTTTATCTTCCTGAGCAATGAAGATGAAACAGGCATCTCGAATGCCATCATTCATCCCAAACTCTACGAGCAAAACAGAGTGGCCGTAACGCGAGGCAAGTTCCTCATGGTGGAAGGCGTTCTTCAAAATCAGGACGGTGTTATCTCTGTGAAGGCGTCTGCCGTTCGTGTGCTACAACTCAGCGAGGTTGATGTCCGGTCGCATGACTTCCATTGA
- a CDS encoding helix-turn-helix domain-containing protein — protein MAVDLFSADYSRLTDSDLYAAIEEFTRQTLPQSDRTQEGYTVDFKEKWSDNALRVVAAFANTFGGAILIGVSEDGGRAKDLVGEESKGDIKTRLASSIAANISPTPSFEIAECTLPTLPDRRLAVIRVRSTNRIHFLTAKNAPAPVYVRNEDEAVPARAPELRNLIERERNAENSSPQYIDTARLLNLLPITKAQQSWGRKEQSVPSQRIAAPSVLRLWVIPDQSCRVPLDYDTELTFRNIVFRTFPKDSFLGDSRWDSSEEMIRDRSFARIDFAHLQRDLQSKWVLTNVGEFGYATILAEDYPPGGPLWSLSDLTIELIAAVTTAHSLLTQVGYLGDASVHFFANPGQGRLHQEGGKLPFIRHTSENRQPPAIQSGEVVPKSPNSLVQRDVSCFSPSNFQTRTERLDTLIADLLNQLLRDLGYSAVLTKLREYVASIAR, from the coding sequence ATGGCCGTAGACCTATTTAGCGCCGACTATTCTCGCCTTACCGACTCCGACCTCTATGCGGCTATTGAAGAATTCACTCGCCAAACTCTTCCGCAGAGTGATCGAACGCAGGAAGGATACACCGTCGATTTCAAGGAGAAATGGAGCGATAACGCCTTGAGAGTCGTCGCCGCCTTCGCCAATACCTTTGGGGGAGCCATTCTTATCGGTGTTTCCGAAGATGGTGGTCGAGCAAAGGATCTGGTAGGAGAGGAGTCTAAAGGAGACATAAAAACGCGGCTTGCCAGCTCTATTGCTGCAAATATCTCGCCGACCCCAAGTTTCGAGATCGCTGAATGTACGCTGCCAACACTACCGGATCGTCGTTTGGCGGTTATCCGAGTTCGCTCTACCAACAGGATCCACTTTCTCACCGCAAAGAACGCACCCGCCCCTGTATACGTTCGGAATGAAGATGAGGCTGTTCCTGCACGGGCACCCGAGTTGAGGAATCTGATCGAGCGCGAGCGCAACGCGGAGAATTCATCCCCGCAGTACATTGATACAGCTCGCCTCTTGAATCTGCTCCCCATCACAAAAGCTCAACAAAGCTGGGGTCGCAAAGAGCAGTCAGTGCCGTCTCAGCGTATTGCCGCACCTTCCGTTTTACGTCTTTGGGTAATCCCCGACCAGAGCTGTCGTGTGCCACTGGATTACGACACGGAACTGACGTTCCGCAACATTGTTTTCAGGACCTTCCCCAAGGATTCGTTTTTGGGAGACTCCCGCTGGGACTCGTCCGAGGAGATGATCCGTGATAGAAGCTTCGCCCGTATCGACTTTGCGCACCTTCAGCGCGACCTTCAGTCAAAATGGGTACTCACGAACGTGGGAGAGTTTGGCTACGCGACGATCCTCGCCGAGGATTATCCGCCTGGTGGCCCACTCTGGAGTCTGTCGGACCTGACCATCGAGCTTATTGCAGCGGTCACGACCGCTCATTCTCTTCTCACGCAGGTTGGCTACCTCGGGGATGCTTCAGTTCACTTCTTTGCCAATCCTGGTCAGGGCCGGCTGCATCAGGAGGGGGGGAAGCTACCGTTCATACGGCATACCTCCGAGAATCGACAACCGCCCGCCATCCAGTCGGGTGAGGTTGTCCCCAAATCTCCGAATTCATTGGTGCAACGTGACGTGAGCTGTTTCAGTCCATCCAACTTCCAGACCAGGACAGAGAGATTGGACACATTGATCGCTGACCTTCTTAACCAACTACTACGTGACCTGGGGTATAGTGCTGTCCTCACAAAGCTCCGTGAGTATGTCGCCTCGATTGCGCGATAG
- a CDS encoding OB-fold nucleic acid binding domain-containing protein: MDQAGDVRAADLKDVPDGTFVRIAGAVIARQRPGTASGFIFIRGEDETGISNAIIHPKVYERNQMAVTGGKFLMIEGLLQNQDSVVSVKASSVRVLDFGPIDMRSHDFH; this comes from the coding sequence ATGGATCAAGCGGGCGACGTCCGTGCTGCCGATTTGAAGGATGTACCGGACGGGACGTTTGTTCGGATCGCGGGTGCTGTCATCGCCCGGCAACGTCCGGGGACAGCCAGCGGTTTCATCTTTATCAGGGGTGAGGATGAGACCGGCATCTCAAACGCGATTATTCACCCGAAGGTATATGAGCGAAACCAGATGGCTGTAACGGGAGGAAAGTTCCTGATGATCGAGGGTTTGCTCCAGAACCAGGACAGTGTGGTCTCCGTGAAGGCTTCCTCTGTTCGTGTGCTGGATTTTGGACCGATAGATATGCGGTCGCATGATTTTCATTAA
- a CDS encoding Hachiman antiphage defense system protein HamA, producing the protein MLELGLQNNLVSPWFVTQPQQHYTRVTVSVTDAASWGGLLQDAVRRCYATDTYLLQRAQTTQLAPAQILASKLPDPGPVMSGDFGEILAYIFLASREGTTVAAGPKKWRLKETRTKAAPYSDVVQFVFHSWPVPNDQDRVICAEVKAKATNGASTPIPDALAGSQNDRTSRLAKTLVWLRDRAIGEDIGVVTVQELNRFIHATEHPQYAREHHAIAIICSGLVDAELATLVPQDIPEGCAVVVVSVPNLHQTYTTVYENVRNSVAQWALPVSVEP; encoded by the coding sequence ATGCTTGAACTAGGATTACAAAACAATTTGGTGTCTCCGTGGTTCGTCACTCAGCCGCAGCAGCACTACACCCGCGTGACTGTATCCGTCACAGACGCTGCTTCTTGGGGAGGGTTGCTTCAAGACGCGGTTCGACGTTGTTATGCCACTGATACCTACCTGCTTCAACGGGCACAGACAACACAATTGGCGCCGGCCCAGATTCTCGCTTCCAAACTACCTGATCCCGGCCCGGTAATGTCTGGAGACTTTGGGGAAATTCTCGCCTATATATTCCTAGCCTCACGCGAGGGTACGACTGTCGCTGCCGGACCGAAGAAGTGGCGATTGAAAGAAACTCGCACAAAGGCAGCTCCATATTCTGATGTCGTCCAGTTTGTATTTCATAGCTGGCCCGTCCCTAACGATCAAGATCGCGTGATTTGCGCCGAAGTGAAGGCAAAAGCTACTAACGGAGCTTCAACTCCAATCCCAGACGCCTTGGCAGGAAGCCAGAATGATCGGACGAGCCGATTGGCAAAAACGTTGGTGTGGTTAAGGGATCGGGCGATTGGAGAAGATATCGGTGTCGTTACTGTGCAGGAGCTGAACCGTTTCATCCACGCCACAGAACACCCTCAGTATGCGCGCGAACATCATGCGATTGCCATAATCTGTTCCGGACTGGTCGATGCGGAGCTTGCGACGCTCGTACCGCAAGATATTCCAGAGGGTTGCGCTGTAGTTGTCGTCTCCGTTCCGAATCTGCACCAGACATATACGACGGTTTATGAGAATGTGCGAAATTCTGTTGCTCAGTGGGCGCTACCTGTGAGCGTGGAGCCATGA